A single Macaca mulatta isolate MMU2019108-1 chromosome 11, T2T-MMU8v2.0, whole genome shotgun sequence DNA region contains:
- the MYG1 gene encoding MYG1 exonuclease precursor (The RefSeq protein has 3 substitutions compared to this genomic sequence), whose product MGYRFLRGLLTLLLPPPPVYTRHRMLGPESVSPPKRPRSKLMASPRIGTHNGTFHCDEALACALLRLLPEYRDAEIVRTRDPEKLASCDIVVDVGGEYDPRRHRYDHHQRSFTETMSSLSPGKPWQTKLSSAGLIYLHFGHKLLAQLLGTSEEDSMVGTLYDKMYENFVEEVDAVDNGISQWAEGEPRYALTTTLSARVARLNPTWNQPDQDTEAGFKRAMDLVQEEFLQRLDFYQHSWLPARALVEEALAQRFQVDPSGEIVELAKGGCPWKEHLYHLESGLSPPVAIIFVIYTDQAGQWRVQSVPKEPHSFQSRLPLPEPWRGLRDEALDQVSGIPGCVFVHASGFIGGHRTREGALNMARATLAQRSYLPQMS is encoded by the exons ATGGGATACCGCTTCCTGCGCGGTCTTTTaacgctgctgctgctgccgccaccTGTGTATACCCGGCACCGCATGCTCGGCCCAGAGTCCGTCCCGCCCCCAAAACGACCCCGCAGCAAACTCATGGCATCGCCCCGAATCGGGACGCACAATGGCACCTTCCACTGCGACGAGGCACTGGCATGCGCACTGCTTCGCCTCCTGCCGGAGTACCGG GATGCAGAGATTGTGCGGACCCGGGATCCCGAAAAACTCGCTTCCTGTGACATCGTGGTGGACGTGGGGGGTGAGTACGACCCTCGGAGACACCGATATGACCATCACCAGAG GTCTTTTACAGAGACCATGAGCTCCCTGTCCCCTGGGAAGCCGTGGCAGACCAAGCTGAGCAGTGCGGGACTCATCTATCTGCACTTCGGGCACAAGCTGCTGGCCCAGTTGCTGGGCACTAGTGAAGAGGACAGCATGGTGGGCACCCTCTATGACAAG ATGTATGAGAACTTTGTGGAGGAGGTGGATGCCGTGGACAATGGGATCTCCCAGTGGGCAGAGGGGGAGCCTCGATATGCACTGACCACTACCCTGAGTGCACGAGTTGCTCGACTTAATCCTACCTggaaccagcctgaccaagacaCTGAG GCAGGGTTCAAGCGTGCAATGGATCTGGTTCAAGAGGAGTTTCTGCAGAGATTAGATTTCTACCAACACAGCTGGCTGCCAGCCCGGGCCTTGGTGGAAGAGGCCCTTGCCCAGCGATTCCAG GTGGACCCAAGTGGGGAGATTGTGGAACTGGCGAAAGGTGGATGTCCCTGGAAGGAGCATCTCTACCACCTGGAATCTGGGCTGTCCCCTCCAGTGGCCATCATCTTTGTTATCTACACTGACCAGGCTGGACAGTGGCGAGTACAGTCTGTGCCCAAGGAGCCCCACTCATTCCAAAGCCG GCTGCCCCTACCAGAGCCATGGCGGGGTCTTCGGGACGAGGCCCTGGACCAGGTCAGTGGGATCCCTGGCTGCATCTTCGTCCATGCAAGTGGCTTCATTGGCGGTCACCGCACCCGAGAGGGTGCCTTGAACATGGCCCGTGCCACATTGGCCCAGCGCTCATACCTCCCACAAATGTCCTAG
- the AAAS gene encoding aladin isoform X2, producing MCSLGLFPPPPPRGQVTLYEHNNELVTGSSYESPPPDFRGQWINLPVLHLTKDPLKTPGRLDHGTRTAFIHHREQVWKRCINIWRDVGLFGVLNEIANSEEEVFEWVKTASGWALALCRWASSLHGSLFPHLSLRSEDLIAEFAQVTNWSSCCLRVFAWHPHTNKFAVALLDDSVRVYNASSTIVPSLKHRLQRNVAALAWKPLSASVLAVACQSCILIWTLDPTSLSTRPSSGCAQVLSHPGHTPVTSLAWAPSGGRLLSASPVDAAIRVWDVSTETCVPLPWFRGGGVTNLLWSPDGSKILATTPSAVFRVWEAQMWTCERWPTLSGRCQTGCWSPDGNRLLFTVLGEPLIYSLSFPEQCGEGKGRVGGAKSATIVADLSETTIQTPDGEERLGGEAHSMVWDPSGERLAVLMKGNPRVQDGKPVILLFCTRNSPVFELLPCIIQGEPGAQPQLITFHPSFNKGALLSVGWSTGRIAHIPLYFVNAQFPRFSPVLGRAQEPPAGGGGCIHDLPLFTETSPTSAPWDPLPGPPPVLPHSPHSHL from the exons ATGTGCTCCCTGGGGTTGTTCCCTCCTCCACCGCCTCGGGGTCAAGTCACCCTATATGAGCACAATAACGAGCTGGTGACGGGCAGTAGCTATGAGAGCCCGCCCCCCGACTTCCGGGGCCAG TGGATCAATCTTCCTGTCCTACACCTGACCAAGGATCCCCTAAAGACCCCTGGAAGGCTggaccatggcacaagaactgcCTTCATCCATCACCGGGAGCAAGTGTGGAAGAGATGCATCAACATTTG GCGTGATGTGGGCCTTTTTGGGGTGCTAAATGAAATTGCAAACTCAGAAGAAGAGG TGTTTGAGTGGGTGAAGACGGCATCCGGCTGGGCCCTGGCACTCTGTCGATGGGCTTCTTCCCTCCATGGGTCCCTGTTCCCCCATCTGTCT CTCAGGAGTGAAGATCTAATTGCTGAATTTGCCCAAGTCACAAATTG GTCCAGCTGCTGCTTGCGTGTCTTTGCGTGGCACCCCCACACCAACAAGTTTGCAGTGGCCCTGCTAGATGACTCAGTCCGTGTGTATAATGCCAGCAG CACCATAGTCCCCTCCCTGAAGCACCGGCTGCAGCGAAATGTGGCGGCTCTGGCCTGGAAACCTCTTAGTGCCTCTGTCTTGGCTGTGGCCTGCCAGAGCTGCATTCTCATCTGGACCCTGGACCCTACCTCCTTGTCTACCCG ACCCTCTTCTGGCTGTGCCCAAGTGCTGTCTCACCCTGGGCATACACCTGTTACTAGCTTGGCCTGGGCCCCCAGTGGGGGGCGGCTGCTCTCAGCTTCACCCGTGGATGCTGCTATCCGG GTATGGGATGTCTCAACAGAGACCTGTGTCCCCCTTCCCTGGTTTCGAGGAGGTGGGGTGACCAACCTGCTCTGGTCCCCAGATGGCAGCAAAATCCTGGCTACCACTCCTTCAGCTGTCTTTCG AGTCTGGGAGGCCCAGATGTGGACTTGTGAGAGGTGGCCTACTCTATCAGGGCGCTGTCAG ACTGGCTGCTGGAGCCCAGATGGCAACCGACTGCTGTTCACTGTATTGGGAGAGCCACTGATTTACTCCCTGTCTTTTCCAGAACAATGTG GTGAGGGAAAGGGGCGCGTTGGAGGTGCAAAGTCAGCAACAATTGTGGCAGATCTGTCTGAGACAACAATACAGACACCAGATGGTGAGGAGAG GCTTGGGGGAGAGGCTCACTCCATGGTCTGGGACCCCAGTGGGGAGCGTCTGGCTGTGCTCATGAAAG GAAACCCAAGAGTACAGGATGGTAAACCAGTCATCCTCCTTTTTTGCACTCGAAACAGCCCTGTGTTTGAGCTCCTTCCCTG CATTATCCAGGGGGAGCCAGGAGCCCAGCCCCAGCTCATCactttccatccttccttcaaCAAAGGGGCCCTGCTCAGTGTG GGCTGGTCCACAGGCCGAATTGCTCACATCCCGCTGTACTTTGTCAATGCCCAGTTTCCACGTTTTAGCCCAGTGCTTGGCCGGGCCCAAGAACCCCCTGCTGGGGGTGGAGGCTGTATTCATGACCTGCCCCTCTTTACTGAGACATCCCCAACCTCTGCCCCTTGGGACCCTCTCCCAGGGCCACCACCTGTTCTGCCCCACTCCCCACATTCCCAcctctaa
- the AAAS gene encoding aladin isoform X3: MCSLGLFPPPPPRGQVTLYEHNNELVTGSSYESPPPDFRGQWINLPVLHLTKDPLKTPGRLDHGTRTAFIHHREQVWKRCINIWRDVGLFGVLNEIANSEEEVFEWVKTASGWALALCRWASSLHGSLFPHLSLRSEDLIAEFAQVTNCTIVPSLKHRLQRNVAALAWKPLSASVLAVACQSCILIWTLDPTSLSTRPSSGCAQVLSHPGHTPVTSLAWAPSGGRLLSASPVDAAIRVWDVSTETCVPLPWFRGGGVTNLLWSPDGSKILATTPSAVFRVWEAQMWTCERWPTLSGRCQTGCWSPDGNRLLFTVLGEPLIYSLSFPEQCGEGKGRVGGAKSATIVADLSETTIQTPDGEERLGGEAHSMVWDPSGERLAVLMKGNPRVQDGKPVILLFCTRNSPVFELLPCGIIQGEPGAQPQLITFHPSFNKGALLSVGWSTGRIAHIPLYFVNAQFPRFSPVLGRAQEPPAGGGGCIHDLPLFTETSPTSAPWDPLPGPPPVLPHSPHSHL, from the exons ATGTGCTCCCTGGGGTTGTTCCCTCCTCCACCGCCTCGGGGTCAAGTCACCCTATATGAGCACAATAACGAGCTGGTGACGGGCAGTAGCTATGAGAGCCCGCCCCCCGACTTCCGGGGCCAG TGGATCAATCTTCCTGTCCTACACCTGACCAAGGATCCCCTAAAGACCCCTGGAAGGCTggaccatggcacaagaactgcCTTCATCCATCACCGGGAGCAAGTGTGGAAGAGATGCATCAACATTTG GCGTGATGTGGGCCTTTTTGGGGTGCTAAATGAAATTGCAAACTCAGAAGAAGAGG TGTTTGAGTGGGTGAAGACGGCATCCGGCTGGGCCCTGGCACTCTGTCGATGGGCTTCTTCCCTCCATGGGTCCCTGTTCCCCCATCTGTCT CTCAGGAGTGAAGATCTAATTGCTGAATTTGCCCAAGTCACAAATTG CACCATAGTCCCCTCCCTGAAGCACCGGCTGCAGCGAAATGTGGCGGCTCTGGCCTGGAAACCTCTTAGTGCCTCTGTCTTGGCTGTGGCCTGCCAGAGCTGCATTCTCATCTGGACCCTGGACCCTACCTCCTTGTCTACCCG ACCCTCTTCTGGCTGTGCCCAAGTGCTGTCTCACCCTGGGCATACACCTGTTACTAGCTTGGCCTGGGCCCCCAGTGGGGGGCGGCTGCTCTCAGCTTCACCCGTGGATGCTGCTATCCGG GTATGGGATGTCTCAACAGAGACCTGTGTCCCCCTTCCCTGGTTTCGAGGAGGTGGGGTGACCAACCTGCTCTGGTCCCCAGATGGCAGCAAAATCCTGGCTACCACTCCTTCAGCTGTCTTTCG AGTCTGGGAGGCCCAGATGTGGACTTGTGAGAGGTGGCCTACTCTATCAGGGCGCTGTCAG ACTGGCTGCTGGAGCCCAGATGGCAACCGACTGCTGTTCACTGTATTGGGAGAGCCACTGATTTACTCCCTGTCTTTTCCAGAACAATGTG GTGAGGGAAAGGGGCGCGTTGGAGGTGCAAAGTCAGCAACAATTGTGGCAGATCTGTCTGAGACAACAATACAGACACCAGATGGTGAGGAGAG GCTTGGGGGAGAGGCTCACTCCATGGTCTGGGACCCCAGTGGGGAGCGTCTGGCTGTGCTCATGAAAG GAAACCCAAGAGTACAGGATGGTAAACCAGTCATCCTCCTTTTTTGCACTCGAAACAGCCCTGTGTTTGAGCTCCTTCCCTG TGGCATTATCCAGGGGGAGCCAGGAGCCCAGCCCCAGCTCATCactttccatccttccttcaaCAAAGGGGCCCTGCTCAGTGTG GGCTGGTCCACAGGCCGAATTGCTCACATCCCGCTGTACTTTGTCAATGCCCAGTTTCCACGTTTTAGCCCAGTGCTTGGCCGGGCCCAAGAACCCCCTGCTGGGGGTGGAGGCTGTATTCATGACCTGCCCCTCTTTACTGAGACATCCCCAACCTCTGCCCCTTGGGACCCTCTCCCAGGGCCACCACCTGTTCTGCCCCACTCCCCACATTCCCAcctctaa
- the AAAS gene encoding aladin isoform X1 has protein sequence MCSLGLFPPPPPRGQVTLYEHNNELVTGSSYESPPPDFRGQWINLPVLHLTKDPLKTPGRLDHGTRTAFIHHREQVWKRCINIWRDVGLFGVLNEIANSEEEVFEWVKTASGWALALCRWASSLHGSLFPHLSLRSEDLIAEFAQVTNWSSCCLRVFAWHPHTNKFAVALLDDSVRVYNASSTIVPSLKHRLQRNVAALAWKPLSASVLAVACQSCILIWTLDPTSLSTRPSSGCAQVLSHPGHTPVTSLAWAPSGGRLLSASPVDAAIRVWDVSTETCVPLPWFRGGGVTNLLWSPDGSKILATTPSAVFRVWEAQMWTCERWPTLSGRCQTGCWSPDGNRLLFTVLGEPLIYSLSFPEQCGEGKGRVGGAKSATIVADLSETTIQTPDGEERLGGEAHSMVWDPSGERLAVLMKGNPRVQDGKPVILLFCTRNSPVFELLPCGIIQGEPGAQPQLITFHPSFNKGALLSVGWSTGRIAHIPLYFVNAQFPRFSPVLGRAQEPPAGGGGCIHDLPLFTETSPTSAPWDPLPGPPPVLPHSPHSHL, from the exons ATGTGCTCCCTGGGGTTGTTCCCTCCTCCACCGCCTCGGGGTCAAGTCACCCTATATGAGCACAATAACGAGCTGGTGACGGGCAGTAGCTATGAGAGCCCGCCCCCCGACTTCCGGGGCCAG TGGATCAATCTTCCTGTCCTACACCTGACCAAGGATCCCCTAAAGACCCCTGGAAGGCTggaccatggcacaagaactgcCTTCATCCATCACCGGGAGCAAGTGTGGAAGAGATGCATCAACATTTG GCGTGATGTGGGCCTTTTTGGGGTGCTAAATGAAATTGCAAACTCAGAAGAAGAGG TGTTTGAGTGGGTGAAGACGGCATCCGGCTGGGCCCTGGCACTCTGTCGATGGGCTTCTTCCCTCCATGGGTCCCTGTTCCCCCATCTGTCT CTCAGGAGTGAAGATCTAATTGCTGAATTTGCCCAAGTCACAAATTG GTCCAGCTGCTGCTTGCGTGTCTTTGCGTGGCACCCCCACACCAACAAGTTTGCAGTGGCCCTGCTAGATGACTCAGTCCGTGTGTATAATGCCAGCAG CACCATAGTCCCCTCCCTGAAGCACCGGCTGCAGCGAAATGTGGCGGCTCTGGCCTGGAAACCTCTTAGTGCCTCTGTCTTGGCTGTGGCCTGCCAGAGCTGCATTCTCATCTGGACCCTGGACCCTACCTCCTTGTCTACCCG ACCCTCTTCTGGCTGTGCCCAAGTGCTGTCTCACCCTGGGCATACACCTGTTACTAGCTTGGCCTGGGCCCCCAGTGGGGGGCGGCTGCTCTCAGCTTCACCCGTGGATGCTGCTATCCGG GTATGGGATGTCTCAACAGAGACCTGTGTCCCCCTTCCCTGGTTTCGAGGAGGTGGGGTGACCAACCTGCTCTGGTCCCCAGATGGCAGCAAAATCCTGGCTACCACTCCTTCAGCTGTCTTTCG AGTCTGGGAGGCCCAGATGTGGACTTGTGAGAGGTGGCCTACTCTATCAGGGCGCTGTCAG ACTGGCTGCTGGAGCCCAGATGGCAACCGACTGCTGTTCACTGTATTGGGAGAGCCACTGATTTACTCCCTGTCTTTTCCAGAACAATGTG GTGAGGGAAAGGGGCGCGTTGGAGGTGCAAAGTCAGCAACAATTGTGGCAGATCTGTCTGAGACAACAATACAGACACCAGATGGTGAGGAGAG GCTTGGGGGAGAGGCTCACTCCATGGTCTGGGACCCCAGTGGGGAGCGTCTGGCTGTGCTCATGAAAG GAAACCCAAGAGTACAGGATGGTAAACCAGTCATCCTCCTTTTTTGCACTCGAAACAGCCCTGTGTTTGAGCTCCTTCCCTG TGGCATTATCCAGGGGGAGCCAGGAGCCCAGCCCCAGCTCATCactttccatccttccttcaaCAAAGGGGCCCTGCTCAGTGTG GGCTGGTCCACAGGCCGAATTGCTCACATCCCGCTGTACTTTGTCAATGCCCAGTTTCCACGTTTTAGCCCAGTGCTTGGCCGGGCCCAAGAACCCCCTGCTGGGGGTGGAGGCTGTATTCATGACCTGCCCCTCTTTACTGAGACATCCCCAACCTCTGCCCCTTGGGACCCTCTCCCAGGGCCACCACCTGTTCTGCCCCACTCCCCACATTCCCAcctctaa
- the SP7 gene encoding transcription factor Sp7 yields the protein MASSLLEEEVHYGSSPLAMLTAACSKFGGSSPLRDSTTLGKAGTKKPYSVGSDLSASKTMGDAYPAPFSSTNGLLSPAGSPPAPTSGYANDYPPFSHSFPGPTGTQEPGLLVPKGHGSSDCLPSVYTSLDMTHPYGSWYKAGIHAGISPGPGNAPTPWWDMHPGGNWLGGGQGQGDGLQGTLPTGPAQPPLNPQLPTYPSDFAPINPAPYPAPHLLQPGPQHVLPQDVYKPKAVGNSGQLEGSGGAKPPRGASTGGSGGYGGSGAGRSSCDCPNCQELERLGAAAAGLRKKPIHSCHIPGCGKVYGKASHLKAHLRWHTGERPFVCNWLFCGKRFTRSDELERHVRTHTREKKFTCLLCSKRFTRSDHLSKHQRTHGEPGPGPPPSGPKELGEVRSTGEEEASQTPRPSASPATPEKAPGGSPEQSNLLEI from the coding sequence GAGGAAGTTCACTATGGCTCCAGTCCCCTGGCCATGCTGACGGCAGCGTGCAGCAAATTTGGTGGCTCCAGCCCTCTGCGGGACTCAACAACACTGGGCAAAGCAGGCACAAAGAAGCCGTACTCTGTGGGCAGTGACCTTTCAGCCTCCAAAACCATGGGGGATGCTTATCCAGCCCCCTTTTCAAGCACTAATGGGCTCCTCTCACCTGCAGGCAGTCCTCCAGCACCCACCTCAGGCTATGCCAACGACTACCCTCCCTTTTCCCACTCATTCCCTGGGCCCACGGGCACCCAGGAGCCTGGGCTACTAGTGCCCAAGGGGCACGGCTCTTCTGACTGTCTGCCCAGTGTCTACACCTCTCTGGACATGACACATCCCTATGGCTCCTGGTACAAGGCAGGCATCCATGCAGGCATTTCACCAGGCCCAGGCAATGCTCCTACTCCATGGTGGGACATGCACCCTGGAGGCAACTGGCtaggtggtgggcagggccagggTGATGGGCTGCAAGGGACACTGCCCACAGGTCCAGCTCAGCCTCCACTGAACCCCCAGCTGCCCACCTACCCATCCGACTTTGCTCCTATTAATCCAGCCCCCTACCCAGCTCCCCACCTCTTGCAACCAGGGCCCCAGCATGTCTTGCCCCAAGATGTCTATAAACCCAAGGCAGTGGGAAATAGTGGGCAGCTGGAAGGGAGCGGTGGAGCCAAACCCCCACGGGGTGCAAGCACCGGGGGCAGTGGTGGATATGGGGGCAGTGGGGCAGGTCGCTCCTCCTGCGACTGCCCTAATTGCCAGGAGCTAGAGAGGCTGGGAGCAGCAGCGGCTGGGCTGCGGAAGAAGCCCATCCACAGCTGCCACATCCCTGGCTGCGGCAAGGTGTATGGCAAGGCTTCGCACCTGAAGGCCCACTTGCGCTGGCACACAGGCGAGAGGCCTTTCGTCTGCAACTGGCTCTTCTGTGGCAAGAGGTTCACTCGTTCGGATGAGCTGGAGCGTCACGTGCGCACTCACACCCGGGAGAAGAAGTTCACCTGCCTGCTCTGCTCCAAGCGCTTTACCCGAAGTGACCACCTGAGCAAACACCAGCGCACCCATGGAGAACCAGGCCCGGGTCCCCCTCCCAGTGGCcccaaggagctgggagaggTCCGCAGCACAGGGGAAGAGGAGGCCAGTCAGACGCCCCGACCTTCCGCCTCGCCAGCAACCCCAGAGAAAGCCCCTGGAGGCAGCCCTGAGCAGAGCAACTTGCTGGAGATCTGA